Genomic window (Planctomycetia bacterium):
CAAACGATAGACCAGCACAATAATCAGAAGAAACGCAAGAAGAAAAGCAACGAGAGCGGGCAGGCTTACCCAAAACCCGCGTCCATCATCACGTGTTCTCGATGATCCCGAATTACTCATGCTTTCCAGTGCTTACGAATGAAGTCGTAACCTTCCTGGTAAACTTCTTCGCGTGAAGTGAAGAAATCACGCCAGACACGGGTGGCTGCTGCCAGTTCAGGCAGTGCCCGGCCAAAGGCTTCGATGACCATCCAGCCATCGTAACCCGTCTTCTTGATGGCCTTGAACGAATCGGCCCAGCGGACTTGGCCTGTGCCCGGCGTGCCTCGATCATTTTCACTGATGTGGACATGGAACAGATGCGGAGCCACAGTGGCAATGGCACTGACGGGATCCTTTTCTTCGATGTGAGCATGGAAAGTATCGTACATGCAGCCGAAGTTGGGATGATTAACCTGCTTCACAAAGGCTGCGGTATCGACGGCAGTATTGATGAAATAACATTCAAACCGGTTGAGGTATTCAATCGCCAGTCTGACTTTCGCCTGTGCAGCATATTCAGCTACAGTACGCAGGGTCTCTGCTGCAAACTTCTTTTCATCCTTCGTGGCGCCGGTACCACTGAATACGCCTAGCGGTGAATGGTAAGGCCCGCAAAGCGTTTCGCCGCCAAAGGCATGAATCATATCGATCACCCACTTCAGGCGATCAACGGCGGCCTGGCGAATGGCGGCATCGCTGCTGCTCGGATTGGTTTCTGGTCCGACCACCGTGACTGCTGTGGAACGCAATCCCTGGTTCTTAAGCTCTCGGCCTATGTTCTGGTATTGGGCGAGGGTGCCATCAAAAATAGGTAACTCCACGCCATCAAAGCCGGTAGCTCTGATAGCTGCGATCACAGGGAAATGTTCTTCGGTGACCTGGGAAGTCCACAACAGCAGATTCATGCCAATGTTCATGGAGGAAAGCCCTGAAGTAATTCAATCGTTGAAACTCAGATGGACATCTTACATGGTTCAGTGGGAAAAGGTGATGACAAAATATTGTTACATCGGAGATGTGATGACTACAAACCAATGTGATGACTACCAACCATGCAGCCTGTAGAATGTAATGGGATAATTAACTTGTCTGCGAGACAGTATGCGTGTGATTCTTGCCAACCCGCGGGGCTTCTGTGCGGGTGTGAATATGGCGATTGAAGCACTCGATCAATCCATCAAACAGTTTGGCACGCCGCTCTACGTCTATCATGAAATCGTTCACAATCGATACGTGGTTGACCGTTTCAAAACGCAGGGAGTTACCTTCGTTAACGAAATTGCGGAAGTGCCTAATGGTGGTACGGTTCTTTATTCCGCTCATGGCGTCTCGCCAGCATTGAGGCAGGAAGCCAAGGCTCGGCAGCTACGGGCCATTGATGCGACCTGTCCGCTCGTTACCAAAGTGCACATGGAAGCGATCAAATTTGCCAAAGACGGTTACCATATTCTGCTCATCGGCCATGCAGATCATGATGAAGTGATTGGCACCATGGGCGAAGCGCCAACCGTGATGACGTTGGTCGAAACAGTGGAAGATGTAGAGAAACTTCC
Coding sequences:
- a CDS encoding sugar phosphate isomerase/epimerase; its protein translation is MNIGMNLLLWTSQVTEEHFPVIAAIRATGFDGVELPIFDGTLAQYQNIGRELKNQGLRSTAVTVVGPETNPSSSDAAIRQAAVDRLKWVIDMIHAFGGETLCGPYHSPLGVFSGTGATKDEKKFAAETLRTVAEYAAQAKVRLAIEYLNRFECYFINTAVDTAAFVKQVNHPNFGCMYDTFHAHIEEKDPVSAIATVAPHLFHVHISENDRGTPGTGQVRWADSFKAIKKTGYDGWMVIEAFGRALPELAAATRVWRDFFTSREEVYQEGYDFIRKHWKA